Proteins from one Sphingopyxis terrae subsp. terrae NBRC 15098 genomic window:
- a CDS encoding IS3-like element ISSpma3 family transposase (programmed frameshift), with protein sequence MKRLRFSEEQIIGVLKEAEAGAKTGELARRHGVSEATIYNWKAKYGGLEVSEAKRLRSLEDENAKLKRLLADSMLDNAALKDLLNKKMVTPAVQREAVAHLQACHGMSERRACRVTGADRKSMRYRSQRGDDAEVREKLRELAQQRRRFGYRRLHILLRREGVMINRKKTQRLYREEGLMVRRRRNRRRAIGARAPAPVLALPNQRWSLDFVHDQMASGRRFRVLNIVDDVTRECLRAVPDTSISGRRVVRELSDLIEERGRPGMIVSDNGTELTSNAVLAWCGEVGVEWHYIAPGKPMQNGYVESFNGRMRDELLNETLFLDLDHARTVIAAWAEDYNQARPHSALGYETPAAFAAELHKQWPVQLRPSGSAAQAIAYTALMRNKAAGL encoded by the exons ATGAAGCGTTTGAGGTTTTCGGAAGAGCAGATCATCGGGGTGTTGAAGGAAGCGGAGGCGGGCGCGAAGACCGGCGAGCTGGCGCGGCGACACGGGGTGTCGGAAGCAACGATCTACAACTGGAAGGCCAAGTATGGCGGCCTTGAGGTGTCGGAGGCGAAGCGGCTACGCTCGCTCGAGGACGAGAACGCGAAGCTGAAGCGGTTGCTTGCGGACTCGATGCTGGACAATGCGGCGCTGAAGGATCTTCTCA ACAAAAAAATGGTGACGCCCGCCGTTCAGCGGGAAGCGGTCGCCCATCTCCAGGCTTGCCATGGGATGAGCGAGCGGCGGGCGTGCCGTGTCACAGGCGCCGATCGGAAGAGCATGCGCTACCGGTCGCAGCGTGGCGACGATGCCGAGGTTCGGGAGAAGCTGCGCGAGTTGGCGCAGCAGCGTCGCCGGTTCGGTTATCGGCGCCTGCATATCCTGCTGCGCCGGGAGGGCGTGATGATCAACAGGAAGAAGACCCAGCGCCTGTATCGAGAGGAGGGGCTGATGGTCCGACGAAGACGCAACCGGCGCCGGGCGATCGGTGCGCGGGCGCCCGCACCGGTGCTCGCGCTGCCGAACCAGCGGTGGAGCCTCGACTTTGTGCATGATCAGATGGCGTCAGGTCGGCGGTTCCGGGTGCTCAACATCGTGGACGATGTCACGCGGGAGTGCCTGCGCGCGGTGCCCGACACGTCGATCTCCGGGCGCCGGGTCGTGCGCGAGCTCAGCGATCTGATCGAGGAGCGCGGCAGACCGGGGATGATCGTCAGCGACAATGGGACCGAGCTGACATCGAACGCGGTGCTCGCATGGTGCGGTGAGGTCGGGGTCGAGTGGCATTATATCGCGCCGGGCAAGCCGATGCAGAACGGCTATGTCGAGAGCTTCAATGGCCGGATGCGCGATGAGCTTCTGAACGAGACGCTGTTCCTCGACCTCGATCATGCCCGCACAGTGATCGCGGCCTGGGCCGAAGATTACAACCAGGCGCGGCCACACTCGGCCCTTGGATATGAGACACCGGCGGCGTTCGCCGCCGAACTGCATAAGCAATGGCCTGTGCAGCTACGCCCTTCGGGCTCCGCTGCACAGGCCATTGCTTACACTGCGCTCATGCGCAACAAAGCTGCTGGGCTCTAA
- a CDS encoding class I adenylate-forming enzyme family protein encodes MDRARAIAKLTAPGRKYELQNVCVNGNEVKWFVNAPTSLRQLISEARCEKTFFVYNDERYTFEEFYQRASNLGRRLIDDYGVKPGDRVAIGLRNYPEWALAFAAITSIGGIVAGLNAWWESDELEYGIRHIGAKVAIVDQERLDRVKLQSGLDFLTLISVRSEPCDRATPIDQLLRQHGELPDIQIEPDDDAVILFTSGSTGHPKGSVSTHRNIIAALLSWELDLAVLATIHGGAPKGQSKPHYPDAALLGMPLFHVNGLLAVLLTSFRRKRKTVAMYKWDPNVAVELVEAEKIVSFVGTPAMTGDIMLAAQKQDKDVSSLLAVGGGGSARAESQVKGIDETFKNAKPYTGWGMTETNSIGTSIGGEEYLMRPSSSGRVSAVLELGIVDSDDNFVKAGERGELLVRGTSVIHKYWDRPDSSGDFLEGGWFRTGDIAYLDEDGYLYIVDRLKQIIIRGGENIGCAEVESAMLNDPAIIEVSVYGVADQRLGEDVAATIYVDREVDVDAIRSNLKLKIAGFKIPKHIRVTTEPLVRIASGKIDKKTIQKDHQKLLDLE; translated from the coding sequence GTGGATAGGGCAAGAGCTATTGCAAAACTTACGGCACCCGGAAGAAAGTATGAACTGCAAAATGTCTGTGTGAATGGAAACGAGGTAAAGTGGTTCGTAAACGCACCCACCTCGCTCAGACAGCTGATTAGCGAAGCGCGCTGCGAGAAGACATTTTTTGTCTATAATGATGAGCGCTACACGTTTGAGGAATTCTATCAGCGTGCGTCAAATCTGGGCAGACGCCTGATCGATGACTATGGAGTCAAACCTGGCGACCGGGTCGCAATTGGCCTTCGCAACTACCCTGAATGGGCGCTCGCATTTGCGGCGATAACTTCTATCGGAGGGATCGTCGCGGGGCTCAATGCATGGTGGGAATCGGACGAGCTTGAGTATGGCATTAGGCATATCGGGGCAAAGGTGGCCATAGTCGACCAGGAACGGCTTGACAGAGTCAAACTCCAAAGTGGTCTTGATTTTCTGACTCTTATTTCGGTCCGTTCAGAGCCATGTGACCGTGCCACACCCATCGATCAGCTTCTGCGTCAGCACGGCGAGCTTCCCGATATCCAAATCGAACCCGATGATGATGCGGTCATCTTGTTTACATCGGGATCGACTGGCCACCCCAAAGGGTCCGTCTCGACGCACCGCAACATCATTGCGGCGCTCTTGTCCTGGGAGCTTGATCTGGCAGTTTTGGCAACAATCCACGGTGGCGCGCCCAAAGGGCAATCGAAGCCGCATTATCCGGACGCAGCCTTGCTTGGCATGCCGCTTTTTCACGTCAACGGACTTCTTGCTGTATTGCTGACCAGTTTCCGCAGAAAGCGGAAGACTGTTGCGATGTACAAATGGGACCCGAATGTCGCTGTCGAGTTGGTTGAGGCAGAAAAAATTGTCAGCTTTGTTGGAACGCCCGCAATGACGGGAGACATTATGCTGGCGGCGCAAAAGCAGGATAAAGATGTGAGCAGCTTGCTCGCCGTGGGTGGCGGCGGATCGGCGCGCGCTGAATCTCAAGTGAAGGGCATTGACGAGACATTCAAGAATGCAAAGCCGTACACCGGATGGGGGATGACTGAAACCAACTCGATCGGCACGTCGATCGGTGGCGAAGAATATCTAATGCGACCATCCAGTTCGGGCAGGGTGAGCGCGGTTCTTGAGCTCGGAATTGTTGACAGCGACGATAACTTTGTAAAGGCCGGAGAGCGCGGAGAATTGCTTGTTCGAGGAACCTCGGTGATTCACAAATATTGGGACCGACCAGATTCGAGCGGCGATTTTCTGGAAGGTGGTTGGTTCAGGACGGGAGATATCGCTTATCTCGACGAAGATGGATATCTCTACATCGTAGATCGGTTGAAACAGATCATCATTCGGGGTGGTGAAAATATCGGTTGCGCCGAGGTGGAATCGGCAATGTTAAACGATCCGGCAATTATTGAGGTCAGCGTTTACGGCGTAGCCGACCAAAGGCTGGGCGAGGATGTTGCGGCGACAATATATGTTGATCGGGAAGTAGACGTCGACGCCATAAGATCAAATCTGAAGCTCAAGATTGCCGGTTTCAAAATCCCAAAGCACATCCGGGTCACAACCG